A section of the Melopsittacus undulatus isolate bMelUnd1 chromosome 3, bMelUnd1.mat.Z, whole genome shotgun sequence genome encodes:
- the LOC101879030 gene encoding baculoviral IAP repeat-containing protein 5-like, with the protein MVAEEVKTSQEWRSYLVCTRVATFCNWPFTEGCACTPEQMAAAGFVHCPSENGPDVVQCFFCFKELEGWEPDDDPFKEHKKHSPRCAFISLQKDVSKLTLQEFLKLDRERMKNAVRKAVSQKANDLRDEAKTVRWSIINLAS; encoded by the exons ATGGTGGCGGAAGAGGTGAAGACGTCCCAGGAATGGCGCTCGTACCTCGTGTGCACCCGCGTCGCCACCTTCTGCAATTGGCCCTTCACGGAGGGCTGCGCCTGCACCCCCGAGCAG ATGGCGGCGGCGGGTTTCGTGCATTGCCCCAGCGAGAACGGCCCCGATGTGGTGCAGTGCTTCTTCTGCTTCaaggagctggaggggtgggagCCCGACGATGATCCGTT CAAGGAGCACAAAAAGCACTCTCCGCGCTGTGCCTTCATCTCCCTTCAGAAAGATGTGTCTAAGCTGACGCTGCAGGAGTTCTTGAAGCTGGATAGAGAGCGAATGAAGAACGCAGTG agaaaagcagtttctCAGAAGGCGAATGATCTTCGAGATGAAGCCAAGACTGTGCGCTGGTCAATAATAAATTTGGCTTCCTAA